The Microlunatus antarcticus genome window below encodes:
- a CDS encoding Gfo/Idh/MocA family protein, protein MSGTVTERPARLRAGVVGFGWAGQQHMDAYALHPDVELVAIAGLEDGPRATLGERYGLPEAGLFRGYQEMIDAARLDVISIATPTALHAPVALAALAAGVHVLSEKPLAESVDRASAMVGAAKAADRVLDVSFNHRRRGDVKMLKQVIDDGLLGEIYYAKAGWLRRSGIPGLGTWFTQKSLAGGGPMMDIGVHMLDMALHLMGEPTAEAVSAATYAEFGPRGRGGSSGAKVGARADGTGAYEVEDLSTAFVRLSGGATLLLEASWASYIERDQLYVVLYGSEGGAVLGSPEAWNLPQLSVLTELKGFPAELTPVLPADGNHAEAVDDFVAKVRSSSWADQHGEHLLTRSTIVEAAYRSAEQHREVVIDQP, encoded by the coding sequence ATGAGCGGCACCGTCACCGAGCGTCCGGCCCGGCTGCGGGCCGGGGTCGTCGGCTTCGGCTGGGCCGGCCAGCAGCACATGGACGCGTACGCGCTTCACCCCGACGTGGAGCTCGTCGCCATCGCGGGGCTGGAGGACGGCCCCCGGGCGACGTTGGGCGAGCGCTACGGGCTGCCCGAAGCGGGTCTGTTCCGCGGCTACCAGGAGATGATCGACGCCGCTCGGCTCGACGTGATCAGCATCGCCACCCCGACCGCGCTGCACGCGCCCGTCGCGCTGGCCGCGCTGGCCGCCGGGGTGCACGTGCTCTCGGAGAAGCCGCTGGCCGAGAGCGTCGACCGCGCGTCGGCGATGGTCGGCGCGGCGAAGGCCGCCGACCGGGTCCTCGACGTCTCCTTCAACCACCGGCGCCGCGGCGACGTGAAGATGCTCAAGCAGGTGATCGACGACGGGCTGCTGGGCGAGATCTACTACGCCAAGGCGGGCTGGCTGCGCCGCAGCGGCATCCCGGGCCTCGGCACCTGGTTCACGCAGAAGTCGCTCGCCGGCGGCGGCCCGATGATGGACATCGGGGTGCACATGCTCGACATGGCGCTGCACCTGATGGGCGAGCCGACCGCCGAGGCCGTCAGCGCCGCGACGTACGCCGAGTTCGGTCCGCGCGGTCGGGGCGGGTCGAGCGGCGCCAAGGTGGGGGCGCGGGCCGACGGGACCGGCGCGTACGAGGTCGAGGACCTCTCGACCGCCTTCGTCCGGCTGTCGGGCGGGGCCACGCTGCTGCTCGAGGCGAGCTGGGCGTCCTACATCGAGCGCGACCAGCTCTACGTCGTGCTCTACGGTTCCGAGGGCGGTGCCGTGCTCGGGTCGCCCGAGGCCTGGAACCTCCCGCAGCTCTCGGTGCTCACCGAGCTCAAGGGCTTCCCGGCCGAGCTCACCCCCGTGCTGCCGGCGGACGGGAACCACGCCGAGGCGGTCGACGACTTCGTGGCCAAGGTGCGCTCGTCGTCGTGGGCGGACCAGCACGGCGAGCACCTGCTGACCCGCTCGACGATCGTCGAGGCGGCCTACCGGTCCGCCGAGCAGCACCGCGAGGTGGTGATCGACCAGCCCTGA
- a CDS encoding App1 family protein, with the protein MPTNPLPEPALHLAARVENRFIGWRTERARANGFVPLVIPYTSYGGKGWVRVLGRVMLNKHTHRLTGEPTGARGWRSFTSIPVQDARVEVEAGGVTNTITANRSGLLDAVVPVDLEPGWHRVEYRVESSAPTFGMVFVVDPSARFGLLSDIDDTVMMTALPRPLLAAWHTFVVNEHARTTTPGMPVLYERLTDVNPGTPVLYLSTGAWNVAPTLTRFLSRNLYPAGALLLTDWGPTPDAWFRDGTKHKRDTLDRLAREFPDIRWLLVGDDGQHDPETYAWFCERHPDQVLAVCIRQLTPGEAVLAGSGSRAHVRPDGSDVRWFYAYDGAGLAEQLEDAGLLAGSAQQPEVES; encoded by the coding sequence GTGCCCACCAACCCCTTGCCCGAGCCGGCGCTGCACCTCGCCGCCCGCGTGGAGAACCGGTTCATCGGCTGGCGGACCGAGCGGGCCCGGGCCAACGGCTTCGTGCCGCTCGTCATCCCGTACACCAGCTACGGCGGCAAGGGGTGGGTGCGGGTGCTCGGCCGCGTCATGCTCAACAAGCACACGCACCGGCTGACGGGTGAGCCGACCGGGGCGCGCGGGTGGCGGAGCTTCACCAGCATCCCGGTGCAGGACGCCCGAGTGGAGGTCGAGGCCGGGGGTGTCACGAACACCATCACCGCCAACCGCTCGGGCCTGCTCGACGCCGTCGTCCCGGTGGACCTCGAGCCGGGGTGGCACCGGGTCGAGTACCGGGTCGAGAGCTCGGCGCCCACGTTCGGCATGGTCTTCGTCGTCGACCCGTCGGCCCGCTTCGGGCTGCTGTCCGACATCGACGACACCGTGATGATGACCGCGCTCCCCCGCCCGCTCCTCGCGGCGTGGCACACGTTCGTGGTGAACGAGCACGCGCGCACGACCACCCCGGGGATGCCGGTCCTCTACGAGCGGCTGACCGACGTGAACCCCGGGACCCCCGTGCTCTATCTCTCGACCGGCGCCTGGAACGTCGCGCCCACGCTCACCCGGTTCCTGTCGCGGAATCTCTACCCCGCCGGCGCCCTGCTGCTGACCGACTGGGGCCCGACGCCGGACGCCTGGTTCCGCGACGGCACCAAGCACAAGCGCGACACCCTCGACAGGCTGGCCCGCGAGTTCCCCGACATCCGCTGGCTCCTGGTCGGCGACGACGGCCAGCACGACCCCGAGACGTACGCGTGGTTCTGCGAGCGGCACCCCGACCAGGTCCTGGCCGTCTGCATCCGCCAGCTCACCCCCGGCGAGGCCGTGCTCGCCGGCAGCGGCAGCCGGGCGCACGTGCGGCCCGACGGCAGCGACGTGCGCTGGTTCTACGCGTACGACGGCGCCGGCCTGGCCGAGCAGCTGGAGGACGCCGGGCTGCTGGCCGGTTCGGCGCAGCAGCCCGAGGTCGAGTCCTGA
- a CDS encoding S1C family serine protease: MTTTPLHRPVRRATATFLAGGMLTAVLGLSVPVSASAATLVDWPTGRGSGGWGGSGAGSGGYAGSTATSAVDSDPATDAESTGVALIDTVLTDGEAAGTGIVLTSDGEVLTNYHVVEGSTLIRVTIASTGKAYTASVVGVDQAADVALLQLKDASGLTVAKIDDDTLKAGDDVTAVGNAGGTGTLTAADGSVTSLAASITTQSEGTVAGERLTKMIETDADVVAGDSGGPLLDDEGEVVGIDTAASSGQEIDGYAVPIQTALAVVTQIRSGDETTAVRIGAAAFLGVQVATSAVSDSGYTYGSGGSSAGAAIAGVVDGDAADDAGLAAGDTITRVGSTTVTDAAGLTKALSTMNPGDRVQVTWTTADGDRQSATVTLDASPVN, translated from the coding sequence ATGACCACGACGCCCCTGCACCGCCCCGTCCGCCGCGCCACCGCCACGTTCCTCGCCGGCGGGATGCTCACCGCCGTCCTGGGTCTGTCCGTCCCGGTCTCCGCCTCGGCGGCGACGTTGGTGGACTGGCCGACCGGGCGTGGTTCCGGGGGCTGGGGCGGGTCGGGCGCGGGCTCGGGCGGCTACGCGGGGTCGACCGCGACCAGCGCGGTCGACTCGGACCCGGCCACGGACGCCGAGTCGACCGGGGTCGCCCTGATCGACACCGTCCTCACCGACGGCGAGGCGGCGGGGACGGGCATCGTCCTGACCTCGGACGGCGAGGTCCTGACGAACTACCACGTGGTCGAGGGGTCGACCCTGATCCGCGTCACGATCGCGAGCACCGGCAAGGCGTACACGGCCTCGGTGGTCGGGGTCGACCAGGCTGCCGACGTCGCGCTGCTGCAGCTGAAGGACGCCAGCGGGCTGACCGTGGCGAAGATCGACGACGACACGCTGAAGGCGGGGGACGACGTCACCGCGGTGGGCAACGCGGGCGGCACCGGCACCCTCACCGCGGCCGACGGCTCCGTCACCTCGCTGGCGGCCTCGATCACCACGCAGTCCGAGGGCACGGTGGCCGGGGAGAGGCTGACGAAGATGATCGAGACGGACGCGGACGTCGTCGCCGGCGACTCGGGCGGGCCGCTGCTCGACGACGAGGGCGAGGTCGTCGGCATCGACACCGCCGCGTCGAGCGGCCAGGAGATCGACGGGTACGCGGTCCCGATCCAGACGGCGCTCGCCGTCGTCACGCAGATCCGCAGCGGCGACGAGACGACGGCGGTCCGGATCGGTGCGGCCGCGTTCCTCGGGGTGCAGGTCGCGACCAGCGCGGTCAGCGACTCGGGCTACACGTACGGCTCGGGCGGCAGCAGCGCGGGCGCCGCGATCGCGGGTGTGGTCGACGGCGACGCGGCCGACGACGCCGGCCTGGCGGCGGGCGACACGATCACCCGGGTCGGGTCGACGACGGTCACCGACGCGGCCGGCCTGACCAAGGCCCTGTCGACCATGAACCCGGGCGACCGCGTCCAGGTCACCTGGACGACCGCGGACGGCGACAGGCAGTCCGCGACCGTCACCCTCGACGCGAGCCCGGTGAACTGA